From Methylopila sp. M107, a single genomic window includes:
- a CDS encoding RNA methyltransferase — protein MRPPKPDKRERQARRAAQAAPKHFPRDHDAPVALYGHHSVAEALANPRRKPIRLLATENAFARLSEAGLGERIAPEIVRPGVIDKLLTPDAVHQGLYLEAEALEVPTLETIAPGSLVLVLDQITDPHNVGAIVRTAAAYAVDAIVTTSRHSPEATGVLAKAASGGLEHAPLVLVQNLARALQTLGERGFLRIGLDSEGPAPLDETALGEGGLVLVLGAEGKGLRQLTRETCDVLARLDMPGAIKSLNVSNAAAIALHVARRSKPAPSA, from the coding sequence ATGCGCCCTCCCAAACCCGATAAGCGCGAGCGGCAGGCCCGGCGGGCCGCCCAGGCTGCGCCGAAGCATTTTCCGCGCGATCACGACGCGCCGGTGGCGCTCTACGGCCATCACAGCGTGGCCGAGGCGCTCGCCAATCCGCGCCGCAAGCCGATCCGGCTGCTCGCGACCGAGAACGCGTTCGCAAGGCTGAGCGAAGCAGGGCTCGGCGAGCGCATCGCGCCCGAGATCGTGCGCCCCGGCGTGATCGACAAGCTGCTGACGCCCGACGCCGTCCACCAGGGCCTCTACCTCGAGGCCGAGGCGCTGGAGGTCCCGACGCTCGAGACGATCGCCCCCGGCTCGCTGGTCCTCGTGCTCGACCAGATCACCGACCCGCATAATGTCGGCGCAATCGTGCGCACGGCCGCGGCCTATGCGGTCGACGCCATCGTCACGACCTCGCGCCACAGCCCCGAGGCGACCGGCGTGCTGGCCAAGGCCGCGAGCGGCGGCCTCGAGCACGCCCCGCTGGTGCTCGTCCAGAACCTTGCGCGCGCGCTGCAAACCCTTGGCGAACGCGGATTTCTGCGAATCGGCCTCGATTCGGAGGGCCCCGCCCCTCTGGATGAGACGGCGCTCGGCGAGGGTGGGCTCGTCCTCGTGCTGGGCGCCGAGGGCAAGGGTCTGCGCCAGCTGACCCGCGAGACCTGCGACGTCCTCGCCCGGCTCGACATGCCGGGCGCGATCAAGAGCCTCAACGTCTCGAACGCCGCCGCCATCGCGCTCCACGTGGCGCGACGGTCGAAACCGGCGCCAAGCGCCTAG
- a CDS encoding heavy metal-binding domain-containing protein, which translates to MSDQPFGKRGAPAGHAPARGPADSETPRRGPPPPGAGVIVVTTNDLPGYRIVEYLGVARGITVRSRSVVGNFVGSVQSIFGGQIGAFMELAEAARREAYDHLVSEARLMGANAVLAMRYDGNEITDGVTEVLAYGTAVVVESV; encoded by the coding sequence ATGAGCGACCAACCATTCGGCAAGCGCGGCGCGCCTGCGGGGCATGCGCCTGCGCGCGGCCCAGCGGACAGCGAAACGCCCCGGCGCGGTCCCCCGCCGCCCGGCGCCGGCGTCATCGTCGTTACGACCAACGACCTGCCGGGCTACCGCATTGTCGAGTATCTCGGCGTCGCGCGCGGGATCACGGTGCGGTCGCGATCGGTCGTCGGCAATTTCGTCGGCAGCGTGCAGTCGATCTTCGGCGGCCAGATCGGCGCCTTCATGGAGCTCGCCGAGGCCGCGCGCCGCGAGGCCTATGACCATCTGGTGTCGGAGGCGCGGCTGATGGGCGCGAACGCGGTGCTCGCGATGCGCTATGACGGCAACGAGATCACCGATGGCGTGACCGAGGTGCTGGCCTATGGGACGGCGGTCGTCGTCGAATCGGTCTGA
- a CDS encoding DUF4375 domain-containing protein, producing MLGQLGDETYLETLQGGDRARRKALDAHDEARRRLLELEVALRIWFPERDTAEFLKVFFAGPVGDDAPAMVASLEAMGADRQAKALKAGMALFGGRYPASDKRAKQMGSWDKPSKLGLAVQALAPEFGTRRDFTEALGRYACATESVRDWIAEARSRMGDDERLNWAVHRLVVAYHFNGGAEEVAAGLAKLPEPYRVVYLVRLAAGEVINGGVEQFFSNSSGATATHAVEAFRTIGLDRHADILAKGVAMFPQPYEPDRTKRYAGESGWSARDDALSALTDDWDYDAVERAAPVYARREGIVPE from the coding sequence GTGCTCGGCCAGCTCGGCGACGAGACCTATCTCGAAACCCTGCAGGGCGGAGACAGAGCGCGGCGCAAGGCGCTCGACGCGCATGACGAGGCGCGGCGTCGGCTGCTCGAACTCGAAGTCGCGCTGCGCATCTGGTTTCCAGAACGCGACACGGCCGAGTTCCTGAAGGTGTTCTTCGCGGGTCCCGTCGGCGACGACGCGCCCGCCATGGTCGCAAGCCTCGAAGCGATGGGCGCGGATCGGCAGGCGAAAGCGCTGAAGGCCGGCATGGCGCTGTTCGGCGGGCGCTATCCCGCTTCAGACAAGCGAGCGAAGCAGATGGGCTCCTGGGACAAGCCGAGCAAGCTCGGGCTCGCCGTTCAGGCGCTTGCGCCCGAGTTCGGAACCCGGCGCGACTTCACCGAGGCGCTCGGCCGCTACGCCTGCGCGACGGAAAGCGTCCGCGACTGGATCGCGGAAGCGCGGTCGCGAATGGGCGATGACGAGCGCCTGAACTGGGCGGTGCATCGTCTGGTCGTCGCCTATCACTTCAACGGCGGCGCGGAGGAGGTCGCGGCGGGCCTTGCGAAGCTTCCGGAGCCCTATCGGGTCGTCTACCTCGTGCGGCTCGCCGCGGGCGAGGTGATCAATGGCGGCGTCGAGCAGTTCTTCTCGAACTCGTCCGGCGCGACCGCGACCCATGCGGTCGAGGCTTTCCGCACGATCGGCCTCGACCGCCACGCCGACATCCTCGCCAAGGGCGTCGCCATGTTCCCGCAGCCCTACGAGCCCGACCGGACGAAACGCTACGCGGGCGAGAGCGGATGGTCGGCCCGTGACGACGCGCTCTCCGCGCTCACCGACGATTGGGACTACGACGCCGTCGAACGCGCGGCGCCCGTTTACGCCCGCCGCGAGGGGATCGTGCCGGAGTGA
- the secE gene encoding preprotein translocase subunit SecE yields MMAKTSPLEFLQQVSAETAKVVWPTRRETGITTLMVVIFAFVASIFFFLVDFIIRNGVSALLSYIGGVSI; encoded by the coding sequence CTGATGGCGAAGACTTCCCCGCTCGAATTCCTCCAGCAGGTGAGCGCCGAGACCGCGAAGGTGGTCTGGCCGACCCGGCGGGAAACGGGCATCACGACGCTGATGGTGGTGATCTTCGCGTTCGTCGCGTCGATCTTCTTCTTCCTCGTGGATTTCATCATCCGCAACGGCGTCTCGGCGCTGCTGAGCTATATCGGGGGCGTTTCGATATGA
- the rplJ gene encoding 50S ribosomal protein L10 encodes MDRAEKREAVATLNSVFSDSGAIVVAHYSGLNVAQMQTLRQRMREAGASVKVAKNRLAKIALEGTDAAHIGKLLQGPTILAYSADPVTAPKIAVEFAKGHDKFVILGGAMGATSLNVDGVKALATLPSLDELRAKLVGLIQAPATKLAQLSTAPAAKLARVFGAYANRDEAA; translated from the coding sequence GTGGACCGCGCAGAAAAGCGTGAAGCGGTTGCGACGCTGAACTCGGTGTTTTCGGACTCCGGGGCCATCGTCGTCGCTCATTACTCGGGCCTGAACGTCGCGCAGATGCAGACACTTCGTCAGCGGATGCGGGAAGCGGGCGCGAGCGTGAAAGTCGCGAAGAACAGGCTCGCCAAAATCGCTCTCGAAGGCACGGACGCCGCCCATATCGGAAAGCTGCTGCAGGGTCCCACGATCCTCGCTTACAGCGCCGATCCGGTCACGGCGCCCAAGATCGCGGTCGAGTTCGCCAAGGGGCACGACAAGTTCGTGATCCTCGGCGGCGCTATGGGCGCGACCTCCCTGAATGTCGACGGCGTCAAGGCTCTGGCCACGCTGCCGTCGCTCGACGAACTGCGCGCGAAGCTCGTGGGCCTCATCCAGGCGCCCGCGACCAAGCTCGCGCAGCTCTCCACCGCGCCGGCCGCCAAGCTCGCGCGCGTGTTCGGGGCCTATGCCAATCGAGACGAAGCGGCGTAA
- the rplL gene encoding 50S ribosomal protein L7/L12, with amino-acid sequence MADLTKIVDELSNLTVLEAAELAKLLEEKWGVSAAAAVAVAGPAGGAPAAAVEEQTEFNVVLAAAGEKKIEVIKEVRAITGLGLKEAKDLVEAAPKPVKEGVSKDEAEKLKAQLEKAGAKVELK; translated from the coding sequence ATGGCTGATCTGACGAAGATCGTCGACGAACTGTCCAACCTGACCGTCCTCGAGGCCGCCGAGCTCGCGAAGCTCCTCGAAGAGAAGTGGGGCGTCTCGGCCGCGGCTGCGGTTGCGGTCGCTGGTCCCGCCGGCGGCGCGCCGGCTGCGGCTGTCGAAGAGCAGACGGAATTCAACGTCGTGCTCGCGGCTGCTGGCGAGAAGAAGATCGAGGTCATCAAGGAGGTCCGCGCGATCACCGGCCTCGGCCTCAAGGAAGCCAAGGACCTCGTCGAGGCCGCGCCGAAGCCCGTCAAGGAAGGCGTGTCCAAGGACGAAGCCGAGAAGCTCAAGGCCCAGCTCGAAAAGGCCGGCGCCAAGGTCGAGCTCAAGTGA
- the nusG gene encoding transcription termination/antitermination protein NusG, translating into MSALEAGVGGRPKRWYIVHAYSNFEKKVADSIREKAEQTGLSDLFEEILVPTEKVVEVRRGRKVDAERKFFPGYVLVKMDLTDQAYHLIRNTPKVTGFLGADNKPSPISEREALRIIQQVQEGIERPKPSVSFEVGEQVRVSDGPFASFSGVVQDVDEARARLKIDVSIFGRATTVDLEYGQVEKV; encoded by the coding sequence ATGAGCGCGCTCGAAGCAGGCGTCGGCGGCCGTCCGAAGCGCTGGTACATCGTCCACGCCTATTCGAACTTCGAGAAGAAGGTCGCGGACTCGATCCGCGAGAAGGCCGAGCAGACCGGTCTTTCCGACCTCTTCGAGGAAATCCTCGTGCCGACCGAGAAGGTCGTCGAGGTCCGCCGCGGCCGCAAGGTCGATGCGGAACGCAAGTTCTTCCCCGGCTACGTGCTGGTGAAGATGGATCTGACGGACCAGGCCTACCACCTGATCCGCAACACGCCGAAGGTCACCGGGTTCCTGGGCGCGGACAACAAGCCGTCGCCGATCTCGGAGCGCGAGGCGCTGCGGATCATCCAGCAGGTCCAGGAAGGCATCGAGCGGCCGAAGCCTTCGGTGTCGTTCGAGGTGGGCGAGCAGGTTCGCGTCTCGGACGGGCCGTTCGCCTCGTTCTCGGGCGTGGTGCAGGACGTCGACGAGGCGCGTGCGCGTCTCAAGATCGACGTGTCGATCTTCGGTCGCGCGACGACCGTGGATCTCGAATACGGGCAGGTCGAGAAGGTCTGA
- the rplK gene encoding 50S ribosomal protein L11, protein MAKKVVGYIKLQVSAGSANPSPPIGPALGQRGLNIMEFCKAFNAQTAQLEKGMPIPVVITAYADRSFTFVMKSPPVSYFLKQAAKVAKGSQTTGKGSFVGKVNQAQLREIAEKKMADLNCSTVESAVAMIAGSARSMGLQVEG, encoded by the coding sequence ATGGCGAAGAAAGTCGTAGGCTACATCAAGCTGCAGGTGTCCGCGGGTTCCGCGAATCCCTCGCCGCCGATCGGTCCGGCGCTCGGTCAGCGCGGCCTGAACATCATGGAGTTCTGCAAGGCGTTCAACGCGCAGACGGCCCAGCTGGAGAAGGGGATGCCGATCCCCGTCGTCATCACGGCCTATGCGGACCGCTCCTTCACCTTCGTGATGAAGAGCCCGCCGGTGAGCTACTTCCTGAAGCAGGCCGCCAAGGTCGCCAAGGGCTCGCAGACGACCGGCAAGGGCTCGTTCGTCGGCAAGGTCAACCAGGCGCAGCTCCGCGAGATCGCGGAAAAGAAGATGGCAGACCTCAACTGCTCCACGGTCGAGTCGGCCGTGGCGATGATCGCGGGCTCCGCCCGTTCGATGGGCTTGCAGGTGGAGGGCTGA
- the tuf gene encoding elongation factor Tu encodes MAKEKFSRTKPHCNIGTIGHVDHGKTSLTAAITKVLAETGGATFTAYDQIDKAPEEKARGITISTAHVEYETSARHYAHVDCPGHADYVKNMITGAAQMDGAILVVSAADGPMPQTREHILLARQVGVPALVVFLNKCDQVDDEELLELVELEVRELLSKYDFPGDDIPIVKGSALVALQDGDAKLGHDAILELMTQVDAYIPQPERPIDQPFLMPVEDVFSISGRGTVVTGRVERGIVKVGEEVEIVGIRPTVKTTVTGVEMFRKLLDQGQAGDNIGALLRGTKREDVERGQVLCKPGSVKPHTKFKAEAYILTKEEGGRHTPFFTNYRPQFYFRTTDVTGVVHLPEGTEMVMPGDNIAMEVHLIVPIAMEEKLRFAIREGGRTVGAGVVATIIE; translated from the coding sequence ATGGCCAAGGAAAAGTTTTCGCGGACGAAGCCGCATTGCAACATCGGGACGATCGGCCATGTCGACCATGGCAAGACGTCTTTGACGGCTGCGATCACGAAGGTTCTGGCCGAGACGGGCGGGGCGACGTTTACGGCCTACGACCAGATCGACAAGGCGCCTGAGGAGAAGGCCCGCGGCATCACGATCTCGACCGCGCATGTCGAGTACGAGACGTCGGCGCGCCACTACGCGCATGTCGACTGCCCGGGCCACGCGGACTACGTGAAGAACATGATCACGGGCGCGGCGCAGATGGACGGCGCCATTCTCGTTGTGTCGGCCGCCGACGGCCCGATGCCGCAGACCCGCGAGCACATCCTGCTCGCCCGCCAGGTCGGCGTTCCGGCGCTGGTGGTGTTCCTGAACAAGTGCGACCAGGTCGACGACGAGGAGCTGCTTGAGCTCGTCGAGCTGGAAGTGCGCGAGCTGCTGTCGAAGTACGATTTCCCGGGCGACGACATTCCGATCGTGAAGGGTTCGGCGCTGGTGGCGCTGCAGGACGGCGACGCCAAGCTCGGCCATGACGCCATTCTCGAGCTGATGACGCAGGTCGACGCCTACATCCCGCAGCCGGAGCGTCCGATCGACCAGCCGTTCCTGATGCCGGTGGAAGACGTGTTCTCGATCTCGGGCCGCGGCACGGTCGTCACGGGCCGCGTCGAGCGCGGCATCGTGAAGGTCGGCGAGGAGGTCGAGATCGTCGGCATCCGCCCGACGGTGAAGACGACCGTCACGGGCGTCGAGATGTTCCGCAAGCTTCTGGACCAGGGCCAGGCGGGCGACAACATCGGCGCGCTGCTGCGCGGCACGAAGCGCGAGGACGTCGAGCGCGGCCAGGTTCTGTGCAAGCCGGGTTCGGTGAAGCCGCACACGAAGTTCAAGGCCGAGGCGTACATCCTGACGAAGGAGGAGGGCGGCCGCCACACGCCGTTCTTCACGAACTATCGTCCGCAGTTCTACTTCCGCACGACGGACGTGACGGGCGTGGTGCATCTGCCTGAGGGCACCGAGATGGTGATGCCGGGCGACAACATCGCGATGGAGGTGCACCTGATCGTGCCGATCGCGATGGAGGAGAAGCTGCGCTTCGCCATCCGCGAAGGCGGACGCACCGTCGGCGCCGGCGTCGTCGCCACCATCATCGAGTGA
- the rplA gene encoding 50S ribosomal protein L1, with protein sequence MAKIGKRTAQTREGVDREKLYGLDEALALVKDRAKAKFDETIEIAINLGVDPRHADQMVRGVCNLPNGSGRTVRVAVFARGPKAEEAQKAGADVVGAEDLMEAVQGGQINFDRCIATPDMMALVGRLGKVLGPRGLMPNPRVGTVTMDVAGAVKAAKGGAVEFRVEKAGIIHGGVGKASFGADKLAQNIKAFADAVVKAKPTGAKGQYVQKIAISSTMGPGVRVEPASVLTA encoded by the coding sequence ATGGCGAAGATCGGAAAGCGCACCGCCCAGACCCGCGAGGGCGTCGACCGCGAGAAGCTCTACGGCCTCGACGAGGCTCTGGCGCTGGTCAAGGACCGCGCCAAGGCGAAGTTCGACGAGACCATCGAGATCGCGATCAACCTCGGCGTCGACCCGCGCCACGCCGACCAGATGGTCCGCGGCGTCTGCAACCTGCCGAACGGCTCAGGCCGCACGGTCCGCGTCGCGGTGTTCGCGCGCGGCCCGAAGGCGGAAGAGGCGCAGAAGGCGGGCGCCGACGTCGTGGGCGCGGAAGACCTGATGGAAGCCGTCCAGGGCGGCCAGATCAACTTCGACCGCTGCATCGCGACCCCGGACATGATGGCCCTCGTCGGCCGTCTCGGTAAGGTGCTCGGCCCCCGCGGCCTGATGCCGAACCCGCGCGTCGGCACGGTGACGATGGACGTCGCCGGCGCCGTGAAGGCCGCCAAGGGCGGCGCGGTCGAGTTCCGCGTCGAGAAGGCCGGCATCATCCATGGCGGCGTCGGCAAGGCGTCGTTCGGAGCCGACAAGCTCGCCCAGAACATCAAGGCGTTCGCGGACGCCGTGGTGAAGGCGAAGCCGACCGGCGCCAAGGGCCAGTACGTCCAGAAGATCGCGATCTCCTCGACGATGGGTCCGGGCGTCCGCGTCGAGCCGGCGTCGGTCCTGACGGCCTGA